The following coding sequences are from one Fusobacterium simiae window:
- a CDS encoding ribosome maturation factor RimP, with the protein MEENNQIVEKITKIINPFIEEMNLSLVDVEYVQDGGYWYVRIFIENLNGDLNIEDCSKLSSKIEDKIEELIEHKFFLEVSSPGLERPLKKLEDYIRFTGEKITLHLKHKLDDKKQFKAIIKEVNGDSIILLIDKKEVEIKFNEIRKANILFEFNDF; encoded by the coding sequence ATGGAAGAGAATAATCAAATTGTAGAAAAAATTACAAAAATTATTAATCCTTTTATAGAAGAAATGAACCTTTCTCTTGTAGATGTAGAGTATGTACAAGATGGAGGTTATTGGTATGTTAGAATTTTTATTGAAAATCTAAATGGAGATTTGAATATAGAGGATTGTAGCAAATTAAGTTCTAAAATAGAAGATAAAATAGAAGAATTAATAGAACATAAATTCTTCCTTGAGGTTTCTTCACCTGGACTTGAAAGACCATTAAAAAAATTAGAAGATTATATTAGATTTACAGGAGAAAAAATAACATTACATTTAAAACATAAATTAGATGATAAAAAGCAATTTAAAGCAATAATTAAAGAAGTAAATGGAGATAGTATAATACTTTTAATAGATAAGAAAGAAGTAGAAATAAAATTTAATGAAATAAGAAAAGCTAATATT